Genomic window (Dictyoglomus thermophilum H-6-12):
TTAAGCTAAACGAAGATGATTATGTAGTTAGTATAGATTTAGTGGAGAATGAAGCATGAAAAACTATGAGCTTTTAGATCATACTGCAGATATAGGGATAATAGTATATGGAGAAACAAAAGAAAAAGCCTTTGAGGCAGCCGCTGAGGCAATGTTCGACCTTATGTGTCCTTTAGAAAAAATTCAAGAAAAGGAAAGTTTCGATATTGAAGTAGACGGAGAAGATTTGGAATCCCTATTAGTAACATGGCTAAATGAACTCCTATATGTGTTTGAGGTTCAAAAACTTTTGTTTAAAAGATTTGAAGTAACTCTTATTGGAAACAATCAACTCATAAGTCACTGTTATGGGGAAAAATTTGATCCTAAAAAACACGAGATAACAAGAGAAATAAAAGCAGTAACTTATAATCTTCTCAAAATAGAACAAAGAGAAGACAAATGGATAATACAGGTGGTATTTGACATATAGCCATGGGAAATTTAATCATAGGTGAATCTCAATCTGGAAAAACTACCTTTTTAAAGGTGCTCTCAAAGGGGAAAGCCCATTTAAAATTCTCCGATGTTAACGTATGCGCTGTCCCTAAAGAGGACTACAGGTTAATTCAACTTTGGAAAACTTTTAATAGTAAAGCTATTAATTTTATAAACATAGACTTTGTTGATCTTCCTGGAAATACTAAACTGTCCTCTCTTACTCCACAGCTGTATGAAAGAATTCAAAAATCTGAGATACTCTTTCATGTTATACCCCTTTTTAAGGGAGATGTGGATATAGAAGAATATATAAATAATGAACAAAGCGAGATGATATTAAGAGACCTTGAGATATGCGAAAGATTATTAAAAAATAAAAAACTTAGTATGGCAGAAAAGAGTGTGTTAGAAAAAATACAGAAAAATCTTTTAGAGGAAAAACCTTTAAATAAAGTCGATTTTAGAGAAGACGAACTAAAGATTATATCTTCTTGGAATTTTATATCTACAAAATCAATCTTCTATGTTGTAAACGTTTCTAATGACCAGTTAGAAGACAGTAACTTAATAAAAGAAATAAAAAATAAGCTGGAAGACAAAATATATTTCATATTTCCTGCCCAATTAGAAGAAGAAATTATAGACCTTTCCGAAGAAGAGTCTAAAGAATATTTGTCTATTTATGGTATTGAAAATTCAGTGAGAAACCAAGTTCTTGATAAGATTTTTGAATATAATAATCTAATTTCCTTCTTTACTGCAGGAGAAAAGGATGCAAGAGCTTGGAAATTGAAAAAAGGAAGCACTGCTTTAGAGGCTGCTGGAGTTATCCACTCAGATATAGCGAGAGGATTCATAAGAGCGGAAGTAATAAGATGGGATGAGCTTGTACAGATAGGAGATTGGAAAAAAGCCTACCAAGAAGGAAGAGTAAGAATTGAAAAGAAAGATTATATTGTTCAAGATGGAGATGTAATCTACATCAGATTCCACGTATAAATTATTTAATTTTCTCCTCTTCTTTTAAAAAGTCCGCAAGAGTATATTTAGCCAAAGTTTCTTTTAAGCTTTTTGTCATTTCTATCCATAAAGGCCTTGTAGGACAACTTGGCATTCTTTTACACTTTACCCCATGAAGGCAGTCCACAAGATTAATTCTACCCTCAAGAGCCTCTACAACATCAAGTATTCTAATATTTTCAGGAGATATATTTAAATAATATCCTCCTTCTGCCCCTACCTCTGCCCTAACATAATTTTTTTGAGAAAGAATACGCATAATCCTCTCTAAATATCTTAAGGGTATTTCTTCTGCTTCTGCTATCTTTCTAACACTCACCGGACTATCCTCTTTTTGATTCTTAGCAATATAGATTAGAGCTCTCAAACCATATCTTGATCTTGTTGACAATTTCATTTTCTTCTACACCTCTTAATTCATACTTTTTTAGACTTATTTTACATTTATATACTAAAAAAGTCAAATTATTAAGCTTTTTGTAAAATCTTCTTTAACCAGGCAATAGACTTATTAGCATAGATCTCATGCCCTCCATCAAAAAACTCCCAATCCAGATTTTCAGGAACTCCTAAAAACTCATAAACAGCTCTGACTTTTTCACAAGCTTTAATAGTACTTTCTATAGGAAA
Coding sequences:
- a CDS encoding RrF2 family transcriptional regulator gives rise to the protein MKLSTRSRYGLRALIYIAKNQKEDSPVSVRKIAEAEEIPLRYLERIMRILSQKNYVRAEVGAEGGYYLNISPENIRILDVVEALEGRINLVDCLHGVKCKRMPSCPTRPLWIEMTKSLKETLAKYTLADFLKEEEKIK
- a CDS encoding DUF933 domain-containing protein, which translates into the protein MGNLIIGESQSGKTTFLKVLSKGKAHLKFSDVNVCAVPKEDYRLIQLWKTFNSKAINFINIDFVDLPGNTKLSSLTPQLYERIQKSEILFHVIPLFKGDVDIEEYINNEQSEMILRDLEICERLLKNKKLSMAEKSVLEKIQKNLLEEKPLNKVDFREDELKIISSWNFISTKSIFYVVNVSNDQLEDSNLIKEIKNKLEDKIYFIFPAQLEEEIIDLSEEESKEYLSIYGIENSVRNQVLDKIFEYNNLISFFTAGEKDARAWKLKKGSTALEAAGVIHSDIARGFIRAEVIRWDELVQIGDWKKAYQEGRVRIEKKDYIVQDGDVIYIRFHV
- a CDS encoding archease; translated protein: MKNYELLDHTADIGIIVYGETKEKAFEAAAEAMFDLMCPLEKIQEKESFDIEVDGEDLESLLVTWLNELLYVFEVQKLLFKRFEVTLIGNNQLISHCYGEKFDPKKHEITREIKAVTYNLLKIEQREDKWIIQVVFDI